In Pseudomonas putida, a genomic segment contains:
- a CDS encoding tellurite resistance TerB family protein, whose protein sequence is MNTRGLLDQLLKSGQALLDKQAGGTASKPGAAGGLGSLLSGAGGGALAAGAMGLLLGNKKARKYGGKALTYGGLAALGVLAYKAYGNWQARQGNTQASEPQTLDRVPPAQVEQHSQAVLRALVAAAKADGHIDARERELIEGEFTRLDNDQQLQHWLHTELNKPLDPAEVARAAQTPEMAAEMYLASVMMVDEEHFMERAYLDELARQLGLDPALRQALEEQVRQAGVTG, encoded by the coding sequence ATGAACACCCGTGGACTGCTCGACCAACTGCTCAAATCCGGCCAGGCGCTGCTCGACAAGCAGGCCGGCGGCACCGCCAGCAAGCCCGGTGCGGCCGGTGGCCTTGGCAGCCTGTTGTCCGGGGCCGGTGGCGGCGCCCTGGCCGCTGGTGCCATGGGCCTGTTGCTGGGCAACAAGAAGGCCCGCAAGTATGGCGGCAAGGCCTTGACCTACGGCGGCCTGGCGGCGCTCGGGGTGCTGGCCTACAAGGCCTACGGCAACTGGCAGGCGCGCCAGGGCAATACCCAGGCCAGCGAGCCACAGACCCTCGACCGCGTGCCGCCGGCCCAGGTCGAGCAGCACAGCCAAGCGGTGTTGCGGGCACTGGTGGCGGCGGCCAAGGCCGATGGCCATATCGATGCCCGCGAACGCGAGCTGATCGAAGGCGAATTCACCCGTCTGGACAACGACCAGCAACTGCAGCACTGGCTGCATACCGAGCTGAACAAGCCGCTCGACCCCGCTGAAGTGGCGCGCGCCGCGCAAACCCCGGAGATGGCTGCCGAGATGTACCTGGCCAGTGTCATGATGGTCGACGAAGAGCACTTCATGGAGCGCGCCTATCTCGACGAACTGGCCCGCCAACTCGGCCTGGACCCGGCCCTGCGTCAGGCGCTCGAGGAACAGGTGCGCCAGGCTGGGGTGACGGGTTAA